A DNA window from Hyphomicrobiales bacterium contains the following coding sequences:
- a CDS encoding pyridoxamine 5'-phosphate oxidase family protein, whose protein sequence is MTDQPLISDIAFTPEVKAAQEENQSRAFYQAAMEERDWLDYVTQDLQVRLAGTDSFYLATVGSDGHPYIQHRGGPRGFLVPLDEKRLAFADFSGNQQYVSLGNLAKNTKAHIFIMDYANKQRVKLWGNIEVSEATPELVEKLTHPEYLAKVERVFIFTLSAWDLNCPQHIPQKFDARDVKQTVTQLTMRVKELEEENAELRSFVK, encoded by the coding sequence ATGACTGACCAACCACTCATTTCTGACATCGCCTTTACGCCTGAGGTAAAAGCTGCACAGGAAGAAAACCAATCCCGCGCGTTCTATCAAGCGGCCATGGAGGAGCGTGATTGGTTGGATTATGTTACGCAAGATTTGCAGGTGCGCCTGGCAGGGACAGACAGTTTCTACCTCGCAACTGTTGGGAGCGATGGGCACCCTTATATTCAACACCGTGGTGGGCCTCGCGGTTTCCTCGTGCCACTCGATGAAAAGCGTCTTGCCTTTGCAGACTTCTCAGGCAATCAGCAATATGTGTCCCTTGGCAACTTAGCCAAAAACACCAAAGCACACATTTTCATTATGGATTATGCCAATAAGCAGCGGGTGAAATTGTGGGGTAATATTGAAGTGAGTGAGGCAACGCCAGAGCTTGTCGAGAAGCTCACGCATCCAGAATATCTGGCAAAAGTTGAGCGCGTGTTCATCTTCACTTTGAGTGCGTGGGATCTCAATTGCCCGCAGCACATCCCCCAAAAATTTGATGCTAGGGATGTGAAGCAGACCGTCACACAACTCACCATGCGTGTTAAGGAGCTTGAGGAAGAGAACGCAGAGTTGCGCTCCTTCGTCAAATAG
- a CDS encoding L,D-transpeptidase, with the protein MFTRRNLLIGGLASLAVAPVTTANAHHTPKFRKSFKVNRAHLPQQVTFKRGYKPGTIVVDPRNHFLYLVQRGGKARRYGVGVGKAGRAFRGGATIARKAKWPRWTPTQNMIRREPHKYARFAEGVAGGPNNPLGARALYLYRGGRDTFYRIHGTTQPSSIGRSVSNGCIRMINDHVIDLYNRVPVGARVVVL; encoded by the coding sequence ATGTTCACACGTAGAAATCTACTGATAGGTGGCTTAGCAAGTCTTGCCGTTGCGCCTGTAACAACAGCCAACGCGCACCACACACCAAAGTTTCGTAAATCATTTAAGGTCAACCGAGCTCACCTCCCGCAACAAGTCACGTTCAAACGCGGCTATAAACCGGGTACTATTGTTGTTGATCCTCGTAATCACTTTTTGTACCTCGTACAAAGAGGCGGCAAAGCCAGACGTTATGGCGTTGGTGTTGGTAAAGCTGGCCGCGCTTTTCGTGGCGGTGCCACGATCGCTCGCAAAGCAAAATGGCCGCGCTGGACCCCTACCCAAAATATGATTCGCCGCGAACCGCATAAATATGCCCGCTTTGCAGAGGGTGTTGCCGGTGGTCCAAACAACCCACTCGGTGCTCGTGCCCTCTACCTTTATCGTGGTGGCCGCGACACATTCTATCGCATTCACGGAACAACACAGCCCTCTTCAATCGGCCGTTCTGTTTCCAATGGCTGCATCCGCATGATCAATGATCATGTTATCGACCTTTACAATCGTGTGCCTGTTGGCGCCCGCGTTGTCGTCCTTTAA
- a CDS encoding acetyl-CoA acetyltransferase translates to MAVITGWAHTKFGKLQERTVQDLIAEVAIDAMKHAEVEAKDIDAIYVGNFNGGFNEQDFAASLVSLADDALRYTPSTRVENACATGSAAIHQAINAIDANKAGTVLVVGVEKMTEVSTREAGDLLLRCSYHQEEAGIDGGFAGVFGQLAQSYFQKYGDQSEALAKIAAKNHANGMHNPYAQMQRDFGFEFCNTVSEKNPIVAGPLRRTDCSLITDGAAAMVLSNMDRAWSAPRAIGFRAATQVNDYLPLSRRDKTELAGASNAWNKALGDSGLTLDDLSLVETHDCFTIAELMEYEAMGLVEKGQGHRAIDEGIVAKDGKLPINASGGLKSKGHPIGATGVSMHAISCMQLMGEAGDMQIDNAKLAGIFNMGGSSVANYVSILERLR, encoded by the coding sequence ATGGCTGTTATTACAGGTTGGGCCCACACAAAATTTGGTAAGCTTCAGGAACGAACCGTTCAAGACTTGATCGCGGAAGTGGCGATTGACGCCATGAAGCATGCTGAGGTCGAAGCTAAAGACATTGATGCGATCTATGTCGGCAACTTTAATGGTGGCTTCAACGAACAAGATTTCGCAGCATCGTTAGTCTCGCTTGCAGATGATGCCCTGCGCTATACACCTTCCACACGGGTTGAGAACGCTTGTGCCACGGGTTCCGCAGCCATTCACCAAGCCATCAACGCGATTGACGCAAACAAGGCTGGAACGGTTTTGGTGGTCGGTGTTGAGAAGATGACGGAAGTTAGCACGCGAGAAGCGGGCGACCTTTTGCTTCGTTGTTCGTATCACCAAGAAGAAGCAGGCATCGATGGCGGCTTTGCTGGTGTGTTTGGACAATTAGCGCAATCATATTTCCAAAAATATGGCGACCAGTCAGAAGCGCTCGCAAAGATCGCAGCCAAGAACCACGCAAACGGTATGCATAATCCTTACGCGCAAATGCAACGCGATTTCGGGTTTGAGTTCTGCAATACGGTTTCAGAGAAAAATCCGATTGTGGCTGGTCCATTGCGCCGCACAGATTGCTCTCTCATCACAGATGGCGCCGCCGCTATGGTCTTGAGCAACATGGACCGCGCATGGTCTGCACCGCGCGCGATTGGTTTTCGTGCCGCGACACAGGTGAATGATTACCTGCCACTATCACGCCGCGATAAAACAGAACTTGCAGGCGCGTCCAATGCTTGGAACAAGGCTCTGGGCGATTCCGGTTTGACGCTGGATGATTTGTCGCTTGTTGAAACCCATGATTGCTTCACCATTGCGGAGTTGATGGAATATGAAGCCATGGGCCTTGTTGAAAAGGGGCAGGGTCACCGCGCGATTGATGAGGGAATTGTCGCCAAAGATGGCAAACTTCCAATCAATGCATCTGGTGGCCTAAAATCAAAAGGCCACCCAATCGGCGCGACGGGTGTTTCCATGCATGCGATATCATGTATGCAGCTCATGGGTGAGGCGGGCGATATGCAAATTGATAATGCCAAGCTTGCTGGCATCTTTAATATGGGCGGCTCATCGGTTGCAAACTATGTGAGCATTCTGGAACGGCTGCGCTAA
- a CDS encoding L,D-transpeptidase, with translation MSKTLLTRRNFVTGSVSLLGLTAAGCQTLEQQTAKKALEAKETSSFALNYSARPDEQFPLPAINAEKLPSKFRRRLVNYKTKEKVGTLIVDSKNFYLYHVRPNGKAMRYGVGLGRAGFEWSGRARVAWSREWPTWTPPAEMIAREPELEKYSYQNGGMPPGLKNPLGARALYIFEGKVDTLYRLHGTPNPHTIGKAVSSGCVRLVNQDVIHLYENVKRNSPIVVLPA, from the coding sequence ATGTCCAAGACTCTACTTACTAGACGGAATTTTGTTACTGGTTCAGTCAGCCTTCTCGGCCTAACCGCCGCTGGTTGCCAAACTTTGGAACAACAGACAGCTAAAAAAGCGCTGGAAGCTAAAGAAACCAGCTCGTTTGCGTTGAACTACTCAGCGCGCCCAGATGAGCAGTTTCCTCTTCCGGCCATCAATGCTGAGAAACTACCATCAAAATTCCGCCGTCGTCTTGTAAACTACAAGACGAAGGAAAAGGTGGGTACTTTGATCGTTGATTCAAAGAACTTCTACCTTTACCACGTACGCCCTAATGGAAAAGCTATGCGCTACGGCGTTGGTCTTGGTCGTGCTGGGTTTGAATGGTCAGGCCGTGCACGCGTTGCATGGAGCCGCGAATGGCCAACTTGGACACCACCCGCAGAAATGATTGCGCGTGAACCTGAACTTGAAAAATACAGCTATCAAAATGGTGGTATGCCCCCAGGCCTTAAGAACCCGCTTGGTGCGCGTGCGCTCTACATTTTTGAAGGCAAGGTAGACACACTTTACCGTTTGCACGGCACACCAAACCCACACACAATCGGCAAAGCCGTTTCCAGTGGCTGTGTGCGCCTTGTCAATCAAGACGTGATCCACCTTTATGAAAATGTAAAACGCAATTCACCGATTGTGGTTTTGCCTGCATAA